One Actinomycetota bacterium genomic window carries:
- a CDS encoding RES domain-containing protein, translating into MESKYKKPIQNLSLKQIQETIEEIRRLDLKVADIDIIKENLKPLFVGYTLRAPIYEPGLKLYRGRICNEKLNNIKDITYPPAKLITKYQRVNRPGQSVFYCCADRRVPFSECFAKTGDKFVLSRWKTVSRLLVNNIGYLNNNIMGLQPKSLDELKEANILIRNFIDEEFTKNVNEGEEYLYKITIALAEKHFSDDIFNGLLYPSIAIKAHSDNLALKPHYVDKNLMIERVEFIQIISVKGFEYKIKVLDLATSFGKDGSIEWKGHPGKWYLKKKDDELILAVENGRWIARDKKGKIVERS; encoded by the coding sequence ATGGAGAGCAAATATAAAAAACCCATACAAAATCTAAGTTTAAAACAAATTCAAGAAACAATTGAAGAAATTCGAAGATTAGATCTTAAAGTTGCTGATATTGACATTATTAAAGAAAATTTAAAACCACTATTTGTAGGATATACCTTAAGAGCTCCTATCTATGAACCTGGTTTAAAGCTGTATAGAGGCAGAATTTGCAATGAAAAACTAAATAATATAAAAGATATAACTTATCCTCCTGCAAAATTAATTACTAAATATCAAAGAGTTAACCGACCTGGGCAATCTGTATTTTATTGTTGCGCTGATCGGCGTGTGCCATTTTCTGAATGTTTTGCAAAAACAGGAGATAAATTTGTTCTTTCCCGGTGGAAAACTGTTTCAAGATTACTTGTAAACAATATTGGATATTTAAATAATAATATTATGGGATTACAGCCAAAGTCTTTAGATGAATTAAAAGAAGCAAATATACTAATTAGAAATTTTATTGATGAAGAATTTACAAAAAATGTAAATGAAGGCGAAGAATATTTATATAAAATTACTATTGCTTTAGCTGAGAAACATTTTTCAGATGATATTTTTAATGGTTTACTTTATCCTTCAATTGCAATTAAGGCACATTCAGATAATTTGGCCCTAAAACCCCACTATGTTGATAAAAATCTTATGATTGAAAGGGTTGAATTCATTCAGATTATTTCAGTAAAAGGTTTTGAATATAAAATAAAAGTTTTAGATTTGGCTACATCTTTCGGAAAAGATGGTTCGATAGAATGGAAAGGCCATCCAGGGAAATGGTACCTAAAAAAGAAAGATGACGAATTGATATTAGCAGTTGAGAATGGCCGGTGGATTGCAAGAGATAAAAAAGGAAAAATTGTCGAACGTAGTTAA
- a CDS encoding DUF3800 domain-containing protein, with translation MKFYFDESGEFSIPSDRNKHAVSIVMGVAISELILNQLFSDFKKFLLNLKSCELKNGEPKGYLLTNKHKKDFCDLLAGFDGISLTPVTLDLSLLSNSQYLNINKIFSDYLAGYSIKMKYKKAQDQLLLLSKQYKNLSNQQALRIYSIAYCFKMALEHSFLFLSNRGHENSWESVRFEIDRVQKNTNSREEKVFSILILGWLDGWSRESPIYFVKEIHTRDHPLVKKYGDENGVDIAKMIKNNIYWGNSKNSLGLQIADIASNIVFKAAYNLERDKKSLILFSSLMSSSYYGAKRGPGLFSPVLDDVDDTKKISKKYKILSEVMQLRNLAKLE, from the coding sequence ATGAAGTTTTATTTTGATGAGTCCGGAGAATTTTCTATTCCAAGTGATAGAAATAAACACGCAGTTTCAATAGTAATGGGTGTAGCAATATCCGAGTTAATCTTAAATCAACTTTTTAGTGATTTTAAAAAATTTCTTTTAAATCTGAAATCCTGTGAATTAAAAAATGGTGAACCAAAAGGTTATCTATTGACTAATAAACATAAAAAAGATTTTTGCGATTTATTAGCAGGATTTGATGGTATTTCGCTTACGCCTGTAACACTTGATTTATCATTATTATCGAATAGTCAATACCTAAATATTAATAAAATATTTTCTGATTATTTAGCTGGTTATAGTATAAAAATGAAATATAAAAAAGCACAAGATCAGTTATTGTTATTATCAAAGCAATATAAAAATTTAAGTAATCAACAAGCACTCAGAATTTATTCAATAGCTTACTGTTTTAAAATGGCTTTAGAGCACTCTTTTCTTTTTTTATCTAATCGTGGCCATGAAAATTCATGGGAAAGCGTGAGATTTGAAATTGATAGGGTTCAGAAAAATACCAATAGCAGGGAAGAAAAAGTTTTTTCAATATTGATTCTAGGTTGGTTAGATGGATGGAGTAGGGAATCACCAATTTATTTTGTAAAAGAAATTCACACAAGAGATCATCCATTGGTAAAAAAATATGGTGATGAAAATGGTGTTGATATTGCAAAAATGATTAAGAATAATATATATTGGGGCAATTCGAAAAATAGTTTAGGATTGCAAATTGCCGATATAGCATCAAACATAGTGTTCAAAGCTGCATATAATTTAGAAAGAGATAAAAAAAGTTTAATTTTATTTTCTTCGTTAATGAGTAGTTCATATTATGGTGCAAAAAGGGGTCCAGGATTGTTTTCACCTGTGCTTGATGATGTTGATGATACAAAAAAAATTTCAAAAAAATACAAAATCTTGTCAGAAGTAATGCAATTAAGAAATTTGGCCAAATTAGAATAA
- a CDS encoding three-Cys-motif partner protein TcmP produces MEKIYLKGYPFFFWKYEEQTKIKHLIFATYFDKWIKILGKRDTLNYFDCFAGCGAYIDENKNIYYGSPILAAEKIKENKEHLFRKVNMIIIEKDEENLKNLEKIFQYKKLDVNIKPLHGDFDKAINSILSNNEKEFNPSFFFIDPFGFKINFKTIEKIMKVTKSEVLINFMYNSVNRFLIDNIESTLNNLFNCEDWKKYKNTTINREKEIVKLYRDQLKQIADFVISCRVCFPTKKRTYYYLYHLTKHVLGCSVMKSCIAQHCKGRLEYLGSGGGQMTFNDIPELRINEIEKYILNKYHEIKKEYIQLIRENIDNTSFLESEIKKALKSLEKENKICIKRIESKKTGLTGKDIIIYN; encoded by the coding sequence ATGGAAAAAATCTATCTAAAAGGATATCCTTTCTTCTTTTGGAAATATGAAGAGCAAACAAAAATAAAACATTTAATATTTGCAACATATTTTGATAAATGGATAAAAATTTTAGGCAAGCGGGATACATTAAATTATTTTGATTGTTTTGCTGGGTGTGGGGCTTATATTGATGAAAATAAAAATATTTATTATGGTTCTCCAATTTTGGCAGCAGAAAAAATAAAGGAAAATAAAGAACACCTATTCAGAAAAGTCAATATGATAATTATTGAAAAGGATGAAGAAAATTTAAAAAATTTAGAAAAAATATTTCAATATAAAAAATTAGATGTTAATATTAAACCATTACATGGTGATTTTGATAAGGCAATTAACTCAATATTAAGTAATAATGAAAAAGAATTTAACCCCAGTTTCTTCTTTATTGATCCCTTTGGTTTTAAAATTAATTTTAAAACGATAGAAAAAATTATGAAAGTTACAAAATCGGAAGTCCTTATAAATTTTATGTATAACAGTGTTAATAGGTTTTTGATTGATAACATCGAGTCAACTTTAAATAATTTATTTAATTGTGAAGATTGGAAAAAATACAAAAATACAACAATAAATAGAGAGAAGGAAATTGTAAAATTATACAGAGATCAATTAAAACAAATTGCAGATTTTGTAATTTCTTGTAGAGTATGTTTTCCGACAAAAAAGAGAACTTATTATTACTTATATCATTTAACAAAGCATGTTTTAGGATGTAGCGTTATGAAATCTTGTATTGCACAACATTGCAAGGGAAGGTTAGAATATCTAGGATCTGGCGGAGGTCAGATGACATTTAATGATATTCCGGAATTAAGAATTAATGAAATTGAAAAATATATTTTAAACAAATATCATGAGATCAAGAAAGAATATATTCAACTTATCAGAGAAAATATTGATAATACTTCTTTTTTAGAAAGTGAAATCAAGAAGGCTTTAAAAAGCCTTGAAAAAGAAAATAAAATATGCATTAAAAGAATTGAAAGCAAAAAAACGGGATTAACAGGAAAAGATATTATAATATATAACTGA
- a CDS encoding radical SAM protein has product MQYIERKSLLYKTKVEYGNWTINHIVGCMHGCKFPCYAMMMAKKFGWIRDDNDWRKPKIVTNALELLEKEIPKYKKQIDFVHLSFMSDPFMYDSEKGTLISEIKDLTLNIIEKLNKEDIRVTILTKGFYPDEILNNSFLKDNEYGITLVSLNNKFKQEFEPFSSSYEKRIDSLRKLHDTGLKTWVSIEPY; this is encoded by the coding sequence ATGCAATATATTGAACGAAAATCATTATTATATAAAACGAAAGTAGAATATGGAAATTGGACAATTAATCACATTGTTGGATGTATGCATGGTTGTAAATTCCCTTGTTATGCTATGATGATGGCAAAAAAATTTGGATGGATAAGAGATGATAATGATTGGAGAAAGCCAAAGATAGTTACAAATGCATTAGAACTTTTAGAAAAAGAAATACCTAAATACAAAAAACAAATTGATTTTGTCCATCTTTCTTTCATGTCAGATCCTTTTATGTATGACTCGGAAAAAGGAACATTAATCTCAGAGATTAAAGATCTTACTTTAAATATAATTGAAAAACTCAATAAAGAAGATATTAGAGTAACAATTTTGACTAAGGGATTTTATCCTGACGAAATCCTTAATAACAGTTTTCTAAAAGATAATGAATATGGTATAACCTTGGTATCGCTAAATAATAAATTTAAACAAGAGTTTGAACCTTTTTCTTCCTCTTATGAGAAGAGGATAGATTCTTTAAGAAAACTCCATGATACAGGACTTAAAACCTGGGTTAGTATAGAACCTTAT